In Devosia sp. 1566, a single genomic region encodes these proteins:
- the gcvT gene encoding glycine cleavage system aminomethyltransferase GcvT, which produces MAQLAAEALKTTPLYERHLAAGGRMVPFGGYNLPVQYPLGIMAEHKWTRDHAGLFDVSHMGPSFLRLNHPSGDAEADHAAIAAIIEPLICGDILGLKPGQIRYTLLLNEQGGALDDLMVARSSQAGGELYIVVNAGTKDADFARIEAAAGDRATLVRADADQALLALQGPEAVAVLGALLPGAGDLGFMTYAAFPWAHGQLLVARSGYTGEDGFEILVPAADAPALWDQLVTDERVNPIGLGARDSLRLEAGLPLYGHDLNPTISPIEAGLGFAVSKRRREAGDFPGATRILAEREGQLSSVRVGLLVEGAPAREGAEILDAAGAPIGVVTSGGFAPSLGKAIALGFVPPAQAEPGTRLLVSVRGRSQPAEVVATPFVPHRYFRKAKAS; this is translated from the coding sequence ATGGCCCAACTCGCCGCCGAAGCTCTCAAGACCACGCCGCTTTATGAGCGCCACCTCGCTGCCGGTGGGCGCATGGTGCCCTTTGGCGGCTATAATCTCCCCGTCCAGTATCCGCTCGGCATCATGGCCGAACACAAATGGACGCGCGACCATGCCGGGCTCTTCGATGTCAGCCATATGGGCCCGAGCTTTTTGCGCCTCAACCATCCCAGCGGCGATGCCGAGGCCGACCATGCCGCCATTGCGGCGATCATCGAGCCCCTGATCTGCGGCGACATCCTCGGCCTCAAGCCGGGCCAGATTCGCTACACCCTGCTGCTCAACGAGCAAGGCGGCGCGCTTGACGACTTGATGGTCGCCCGCTCGTCCCAGGCGGGCGGCGAGCTTTACATCGTCGTCAATGCCGGCACCAAGGACGCCGATTTCGCCCGCATCGAAGCGGCCGCCGGTGATCGCGCGACCCTCGTGCGCGCCGATGCCGATCAGGCGCTGCTGGCGCTACAGGGACCCGAAGCCGTTGCCGTACTCGGCGCGCTCCTCCCCGGCGCCGGCGATCTCGGCTTCATGACCTATGCCGCCTTCCCTTGGGCGCACGGGCAGCTCCTTGTCGCCCGCTCCGGCTATACCGGCGAAGATGGCTTTGAAATCCTCGTGCCCGCCGCTGATGCGCCTGCTCTTTGGGACCAGCTAGTGACCGATGAGCGCGTCAATCCGATTGGCCTTGGCGCTCGCGACAGCCTGCGCCTCGAAGCGGGACTCCCGCTTTACGGGCATGACCTCAACCCCACCATTTCCCCCATTGAAGCGGGGCTCGGCTTTGCCGTGAGCAAGCGCCGCCGCGAAGCGGGTGATTTCCCCGGCGCCACCCGCATCCTTGCCGAACGCGAGGGCCAGTTGAGCAGCGTGCGTGTGGGCCTTCTGGTTGAAGGCGCCCCGGCCCGTGAAGGCGCCGAGATCCTCGACGCCGCCGGCGCCCCGATTGGCGTTGTCACCAGCGGCGGCTTTGCCCCATCGCTGGGCAAGGCCATCGCCCTTGGCTTTGTGCCACCCGCCCAGGCCGAACCGGGCACAAGGCTCCTCGTCTCCGTGCGTGGCCGCAGCCAGCCCGCCGAGGTCGTCGCCACTCCGTTCGTTCCCCACCGCTATTTCCGCAAAGCCAAAGCCAGCTGA
- a CDS encoding AAA family ATPase, protein MKFSQLRLHGFKSFAEETVLQMEPGLTGIVGPNGCGKSNLVEAMRWAMGESSYRAMRASGMDDVIFSGSGSRPGRNSAEVTLVLDNSDRTAPAALNTADELQVSRRIEREAGSVYRVNGREVRARDVQLLFADASTGAHSPAMVRQGQIGELISAKPTARRALLEEAAGISGLHSRRHEAELRLRAAEQNLERVDDIIAQVETQLDVLKRQSRLAIRYRGLSGDIRRAEATLFHLRWVAAVFAEKESEANQAVLIRRLGDATNKERQAQELLDEAEAALEPLRERETVAAAVLQRYTILAEQLAEQEQRSHARRSELERRLEQLAADRTREEQQLRDSETALEASQAETERLESEAEAAAEALAEAQDAAEAVRAEVIEAEAQARVAEQALAEEQARRASAQRYLEDAARRVAKLKAQAADLARDAAALHARGEADQTLLEQRNALRAAQQALGQAERTTLAAEQATLAAQARIDVARPRLQAIEAALIALDAEASTLLKMLDLTDRMWRAVVDDLQVEPGFETALGAALGDDLEASTDPDAPLHWGEALDGSDDPALPQGAEPLSRYVAGSPALKRRLDQIGVVHAADGADLQQALRPGQRLVTLDGALWRWDGFVAAADAPSPAAQRLAQRNRLAELDADITRAKGERNSWKREVETLTSALDLARTNERDGREGWRRAQRAVTQAQDGVNAAERALADLASQRSAFEAARNQLATAITEAERSREDAADALAELNEDTETAALAQTRQRRLRELREGAETARNRLVSLEADARLRDSRLAQLQGEAANWARRRDAALAQLQTLEGRRAEAQAQLDGSDETPDGFAEQRSKLERQIENARRDHEAARHEVELAQTRWREADAAHKSAAAALAEVRIELTRVEERLNGHMASLRAVERQVQETLGIPASRTLEASGIKPHQALPAEADTESKLERLRAERDRLGGVNLSAEAEAVETQARLDAMVKDRNDLIEAIAKLRTGIGVLNREGRARLTEAFERVNGYFRELFTTLFGGGTAELQFVESDDPLQAGLEIIACPPGKKPATMTLLSGGEQALTALSLIFAVFLSNPAPICVLDEVDAPLDDANVERFCNLLDSMRERTETRFLCITHNPITMSRMDRLFGVTMAERGVSQLVSVDLRTAESFLEAV, encoded by the coding sequence ATGAAGTTCTCCCAACTGCGCCTGCATGGCTTTAAAAGCTTTGCCGAAGAAACCGTGCTCCAGATGGAGCCGGGCCTCACGGGCATCGTCGGTCCTAATGGCTGCGGCAAATCCAATCTCGTGGAAGCCATGCGCTGGGCCATGGGCGAAAGCTCCTATCGGGCCATGCGCGCGTCGGGCATGGATGATGTGATCTTTTCGGGCTCGGGAAGCCGGCCCGGCCGCAATTCGGCGGAAGTGACGCTGGTGCTCGACAACTCCGATCGCACCGCCCCTGCCGCCCTCAACACCGCCGACGAGCTCCAGGTCAGCCGCCGCATCGAGCGCGAGGCCGGCTCGGTTTATCGCGTCAATGGCCGCGAAGTGCGCGCCCGCGACGTGCAACTGCTGTTTGCCGATGCCTCCACCGGAGCCCATTCCCCCGCCATGGTGCGCCAGGGCCAGATTGGCGAGCTGATCTCGGCCAAGCCCACCGCCCGGCGCGCCCTGCTCGAGGAAGCCGCTGGCATTTCGGGGCTCCATTCGCGCCGTCACGAGGCCGAGCTGCGCCTGCGCGCCGCCGAGCAGAACCTCGAGCGGGTCGATGACATCATCGCCCAGGTCGAAACCCAGCTCGACGTGCTCAAGCGCCAGTCGCGCCTCGCCATCCGCTATCGCGGCCTTTCGGGCGATATCCGCCGCGCCGAGGCTACGCTATTCCATCTGCGCTGGGTCGCAGCGGTGTTTGCCGAAAAGGAATCGGAAGCCAACCAGGCGGTGCTGATCCGCCGCTTGGGTGACGCGACCAACAAGGAACGGCAGGCCCAGGAATTGCTCGACGAGGCGGAAGCCGCACTCGAGCCCCTGCGCGAGCGCGAAACGGTCGCCGCGGCCGTCTTGCAGCGCTACACCATCCTGGCCGAGCAACTGGCCGAGCAGGAACAACGCAGCCACGCACGACGCTCCGAACTGGAACGGCGTCTGGAACAACTCGCCGCCGACCGCACGCGCGAAGAACAACAACTGCGCGACAGCGAAACAGCGCTGGAAGCGAGCCAGGCTGAAACCGAGCGCCTCGAAAGCGAAGCCGAAGCCGCTGCTGAGGCCCTGGCCGAAGCCCAAGATGCTGCCGAGGCTGTTCGCGCCGAGGTCATCGAAGCGGAAGCACAAGCGCGTGTGGCCGAGCAGGCCCTGGCCGAAGAACAAGCCCGCCGCGCCTCCGCCCAGCGCTATCTCGAAGACGCTGCTCGTCGGGTCGCCAAGCTGAAGGCACAAGCCGCCGATCTGGCCCGCGACGCCGCCGCACTCCATGCGCGTGGAGAGGCCGACCAGACCCTGCTTGAGCAACGCAATGCCCTGCGGGCCGCACAGCAGGCCCTCGGGCAAGCTGAACGGACGACCCTTGCCGCCGAACAGGCCACCCTTGCCGCCCAGGCCCGGATCGACGTCGCCCGGCCGCGCCTTCAGGCCATTGAAGCAGCGCTGATTGCGCTCGATGCGGAAGCCTCGACCCTCCTCAAAATGCTCGATCTCACCGATCGCATGTGGCGCGCCGTGGTCGACGACCTACAGGTTGAGCCCGGCTTTGAGACCGCCCTTGGCGCGGCGCTCGGCGATGATCTGGAAGCCTCCACCGATCCCGATGCGCCCCTCCATTGGGGCGAGGCGCTCGATGGCTCCGATGATCCCGCCCTCCCTCAGGGCGCCGAGCCTCTCTCGCGCTATGTCGCCGGCAGCCCGGCGCTCAAGCGTCGGCTCGACCAGATCGGCGTGGTCCATGCCGCCGATGGCGCCGATCTGCAACAAGCGCTGCGCCCCGGCCAACGCCTCGTCACCCTTGATGGTGCGCTGTGGCGCTGGGACGGCTTTGTGGCCGCCGCTGATGCCCCAAGCCCTGCCGCCCAGCGGCTGGCGCAACGCAATCGGCTCGCCGAGCTCGATGCCGACATCACCCGCGCCAAGGGCGAGCGCAACAGCTGGAAGCGCGAGGTGGAAACCCTCACTTCAGCGCTCGATCTGGCGCGCACCAATGAGCGCGATGGCCGCGAGGGCTGGCGCCGGGCCCAGCGCGCCGTGACGCAGGCGCAGGACGGCGTCAACGCCGCCGAACGCGCGCTGGCCGATCTTGCGTCGCAACGCAGTGCGTTTGAAGCGGCGCGCAATCAGCTCGCCACGGCCATCACCGAGGCCGAGCGAAGTCGCGAGGACGCGGCCGACGCCCTGGCCGAGCTTAACGAAGACACCGAAACAGCGGCGCTGGCGCAAACCCGGCAGCGGCGCCTGCGCGAGTTGCGCGAGGGTGCCGAAACCGCGCGCAACCGCCTGGTCAGCCTCGAAGCCGATGCCCGCCTGCGCGACAGCCGGCTCGCCCAGTTGCAAGGGGAAGCCGCCAACTGGGCGCGCCGGCGCGATGCGGCGCTGGCCCAACTGCAAACCCTCGAGGGGCGCCGCGCCGAAGCGCAGGCGCAGCTCGACGGCAGCGACGAAACCCCGGATGGCTTTGCCGAACAGCGCAGCAAGCTTGAACGCCAGATTGAGAACGCCCGCCGCGATCACGAGGCGGCCCGGCACGAGGTTGAACTCGCCCAAACCCGCTGGCGCGAGGCCGATGCGGCCCACAAGAGCGCCGCCGCCGCCCTGGCCGAGGTGCGCATCGAGCTCACCCGCGTCGAGGAGCGCCTCAATGGCCACATGGCGAGCCTGCGCGCCGTAGAACGACAAGTGCAGGAAACCCTGGGCATCCCCGCCAGCCGCACGCTTGAAGCTTCAGGCATCAAGCCGCACCAGGCCCTTCCCGCCGAAGCCGATACCGAAAGCAAGCTCGAGCGCCTGCGCGCCGAGCGCGACCGCCTGGGCGGGGTCAATCTTTCCGCCGAAGCCGAGGCGGTGGAAACCCAGGCCCGGCTCGACGCCATGGTCAAGGATCGCAATGACCTGATCGAGGCCATCGCCAAGCTGCGCACCGGCATCGGTGTGCTCAACCGCGAGGGCCGCGCCCGGCTCACCGAAGCCTTTGAGCGCGTCAACGGCTATTTCCGCGAGCTGTTCACCACCCTGTTTGGCGGCGGCACCGCCGAGCTGCAATTTGTGGAAAGCGACGACCCGCTCCAGGCGGGCCTCGAGATCATCGCCTGCCCGCCCGGCAAGAAGCCCGCAACCATGACCCTCCTGTCCGGCGGCGAGCAGGCCCTGACCGCGCTGTCGCTGATCTTTGCGGTGTTCTTGTCCAACCCGGCGCCGATCTGCGTGCTCGACGAAGTGGATGCTCCGCTCGACGACGCCAATGTGGAGCGCTTCTGCAACCTGCTCGATTCCATGCGCGAGCGCACCGAAACGCGGTTCCTGTGCATCACGCACAACCCCATCACCATGAGCCGCATGGATCGCCTGTTCGGCGTCACCATGGCCGAACGCGGCGTCAGCCAGCTCGTCTCGGTCGACCTGCGCACCGCCGAGAGCTTCCTCGAAGCCGTTTAG
- a CDS encoding DsbA family protein, whose product MKLNRRDTIVLAAAATALSVCGISSAGAAEGEMVDTAKLLAPAGGIADKVLGNPDAPVTVIEYASPTCPHCATFHNTVYGPFKEAYIDTGKVRFILRPFVRNVLDAAIFMLAEASGDENYHNVIGTYFRTQQDWGTSETPRDAILEIATQLGFTQESFDAALTNQALFTGMEAIREQALNEFGLEGTPTFYVNGKTLTGDKTLEQLAAEVDALVPAGFTPSNGAAPAQPAAAPAAQPAPAAAPAATPAAPAATPVAPPAASPASPAATPAAPTATPVAPAAPAAP is encoded by the coding sequence GTGAAGTTAAACCGCCGTGACACCATTGTTCTCGCCGCCGCTGCCACCGCGCTCAGCGTATGTGGCATTTCGAGCGCCGGCGCGGCGGAAGGCGAAATGGTCGATACCGCCAAGCTGCTCGCTCCGGCCGGCGGCATCGCTGATAAGGTGCTGGGCAATCCCGACGCGCCGGTCACCGTGATCGAATATGCCTCACCCACCTGCCCGCACTGCGCTACCTTCCACAACACGGTTTATGGCCCGTTCAAGGAAGCCTATATCGACACGGGCAAGGTGCGCTTCATCCTGCGTCCATTTGTGCGCAATGTGCTCGACGCCGCCATTTTCATGCTCGCCGAAGCCTCGGGCGATGAGAATTACCACAATGTCATCGGCACCTATTTCCGTACCCAGCAGGACTGGGGCACTTCGGAAACCCCGCGCGACGCGATCCTCGAAATCGCGACCCAGCTCGGCTTTACCCAGGAAAGCTTTGATGCTGCCTTGACGAATCAAGCCCTGTTCACCGGGATGGAAGCCATTCGTGAGCAGGCGCTCAACGAGTTTGGACTCGAAGGCACACCAACCTTTTATGTTAACGGCAAGACGCTCACCGGCGACAAAACGCTTGAACAGCTGGCCGCTGAAGTCGACGCGCTGGTGCCCGCCGGTTTCACGCCAAGCAACGGCGCAGCTCCTGCCCAGCCCGCTGCAGCACCTGCGGCTCAGCCCGCTCCTGCGGCAGCTCCTGCTGCTACGCCGGCTGCACCGGCCGCAACCCCCGTTGCTCCTCCAGCGGCATCACCTGCGTCACCGGCCGCTACACCTGCGGCTCCAACTGCCACGCCAGTGGCGCCTGCCGCTCCCGCGGCGCCCTGA
- a CDS encoding DciA family protein, giving the protein MVKPPTEPKRRNRAVSVADAIAGALDPVLKKRGFASRDILEHWHAMAPAPYNTVAIPDKLSWPRGERSADGATLYLRCQPGHALMLAHEAPAIAAAVNRYFGYVLVGQVRLSAEPFSSGSAGKAPPPPPPDPVVEARIGAAVAGVEDEGVREALRMLGLQLAAQAEPKRK; this is encoded by the coding sequence ATGGTCAAGCCCCCTACCGAACCCAAGCGTCGCAACCGCGCCGTCAGCGTTGCCGATGCGATTGCGGGGGCGCTCGATCCCGTGCTCAAGAAACGCGGCTTTGCCAGCCGCGATATTCTCGAGCATTGGCACGCCATGGCACCCGCCCCCTACAACACCGTGGCGATCCCCGACAAGCTCAGCTGGCCGCGCGGCGAGCGCAGTGCCGATGGCGCCACGCTGTACCTGCGCTGCCAGCCCGGCCATGCGCTGATGCTGGCCCATGAAGCCCCGGCCATTGCTGCGGCGGTTAATCGTTATTTCGGCTATGTGCTGGTGGGCCAGGTCCGGCTCTCGGCCGAGCCCTTCAGCTCCGGTTCAGCTGGAAAGGCGCCTCCTCCCCCTCCGCCGGACCCGGTTGTCGAGGCGCGCATTGGCGCCGCGGTGGCGGGGGTTGAAGATGAAGGCGTGCGTGAAGCATTGCGGATGCTGGGCCTGCAACTGGCCGCGCAAGCGGAGCCGAAACGCAAATAG
- a CDS encoding A/G-specific adenine glycosylase yields MQLSHSRPVDAAAVLTWYDRNARDLPWRVSPSDRARGVLPDPYRVWLSEVMLQQTTVAAVKSFFLRFTSLWPTVFDMAAAPLDSILKEWAGLGYYARARNLHACAQAVVRDHGGVFPATGEALQALPGIGAYTSAAIAAICFDERVPVLDGNLDRVLARFYALPVPVREAKEELRAALGTAVPARAGDFAQAMMDLGATICAPRAVLCMLCPLQEGCSALRTAHPLSFPVKAEKPERPVRRGHAFVMRDGAGDVYLQTRPDKGLLAKMTEVPCSPWGEALAEPSYPAAGDWRHHGQVVHVFTHFRLELEVWSATVEPDGLDSGWWSSPADLHGEALPTLFRKVLAGAGVEGA; encoded by the coding sequence ATGCAGCTTTCCCACTCCCGCCCCGTCGATGCCGCCGCGGTTCTGACCTGGTATGACCGCAATGCGCGCGACCTGCCCTGGCGGGTGTCCCCCAGCGATCGGGCGCGTGGTGTGCTGCCTGATCCCTATCGGGTGTGGCTGAGCGAAGTGATGCTGCAGCAAACCACGGTTGCTGCCGTTAAAAGTTTTTTCCTGCGCTTCACCAGCCTTTGGCCGACGGTGTTCGACATGGCCGCGGCCCCGCTCGACAGCATCCTCAAGGAATGGGCGGGCCTGGGCTATTATGCCCGCGCACGGAACCTGCATGCCTGTGCGCAAGCCGTGGTGCGCGACCATGGCGGCGTGTTTCCGGCCACTGGCGAAGCGCTGCAGGCGCTGCCGGGGATTGGCGCCTATACCAGCGCCGCCATTGCCGCGATTTGTTTTGACGAGCGGGTGCCGGTGCTCGATGGCAATCTCGACCGGGTGCTGGCGCGGTTTTACGCGCTGCCGGTGCCGGTGCGCGAGGCCAAGGAGGAATTGCGGGCGGCGCTTGGCACAGCAGTGCCGGCGCGGGCGGGGGATTTTGCCCAGGCGATGATGGATCTGGGTGCCACTATTTGCGCGCCGCGCGCCGTGCTGTGCATGCTGTGCCCGCTGCAGGAGGGGTGCAGTGCGCTTCGCACCGCCCATCCGCTGAGCTTTCCGGTCAAGGCAGAAAAGCCGGAACGCCCCGTGCGGCGCGGCCATGCCTTTGTGATGCGAGACGGGGCGGGGGATGTGTATCTGCAAACCCGGCCCGACAAGGGGCTGCTGGCCAAAATGACCGAAGTGCCGTGCTCCCCTTGGGGCGAGGCGTTGGCCGAACCCAGCTATCCTGCCGCCGGCGACTGGCGCCACCATGGCCAGGTGGTGCATGTGTTCACCCATTTCCGGCTCGAACTGGAAGTGTGGTCGGCAACAGTGGAGCCCGACGGGCTTGACAGCGGCTGGTGGAGTTCACCGGCTGATCTGCACGGGGAAGCGCTGCCAACGCTGTTCCGCAAGGTGCTCGCCGGGGCGGGGGTGGAGGGGGCTTAA
- a CDS encoding glutathione S-transferase — MQLYGVRGWGSGIAEAMLTLAGMQYELIDVTGFDQPGASRDALTAANPLAQIPTLVLATGQVITESAAIALMVIDQAPHLAPPQDTPERLRFYRLLIWLVANVYPTFTYGDYPERWAPSAPSELRASSDAHRQHLYQWLEGEVVGSFVMGENVSVLDAYLAAMVSWRPGQDWFKANCPKIAAAAERTRNLDLLAPIMKANGWL; from the coding sequence ATGCAGCTTTATGGAGTGCGCGGCTGGGGTTCGGGCATTGCGGAGGCGATGCTTACGCTCGCCGGCATGCAGTATGAACTTATCGATGTCACCGGGTTCGATCAGCCCGGTGCGTCGCGCGATGCGCTTACCGCAGCCAATCCCTTGGCGCAGATACCCACCCTGGTCCTCGCAACCGGGCAGGTCATCACCGAAAGCGCAGCTATCGCGCTTATGGTGATTGATCAGGCACCGCACCTGGCACCGCCCCAAGACACGCCGGAGCGACTTCGCTTTTATCGCCTGCTGATCTGGCTGGTCGCCAATGTCTACCCGACATTCACCTATGGCGATTACCCCGAACGCTGGGCACCTTCCGCCCCGTCCGAGTTGCGCGCCTCCAGTGATGCTCATCGTCAGCACCTGTATCAGTGGCTGGAAGGCGAAGTTGTCGGCTCCTTTGTCATGGGCGAGAACGTCTCGGTTCTCGATGCTTATCTAGCGGCCATGGTCTCGTGGAGACCGGGACAGGACTGGTTCAAGGCGAATTGCCCGAAGATCGCAGCGGCTGCCGAGCGCACCCGGAACCTCGATCTGCTTGCACCGATCATGAAAGCCAATGGATGGCTGTGA
- a CDS encoding NAD(P)-dependent oxidoreductase — translation MKIAVLGASGRAGSEITKELARRGHAVLAVDQNPDAVPRAPEVTAVSADAFDPAALAKVIAGSDAVISALRFDVPAATLLSAVKQAGIGRVLFTGGAGSLEVAPGVRLIDAPDFPEEAKPFVQGGITFLEDLRAEKDVDWIFFSPAADFFAGPRLGHYRLGGDKLVVDEAGVSKISFADYAIAMVDELEQHRHSRVRFTAAY, via the coding sequence ATGAAAATCGCAGTACTCGGAGCAAGCGGACGCGCCGGTTCGGAAATCACCAAGGAGCTTGCACGCCGGGGGCACGCGGTGCTCGCAGTGGACCAGAACCCGGATGCCGTGCCCCGTGCTCCGGAAGTAACCGCTGTCAGTGCTGACGCATTCGACCCTGCAGCGCTTGCCAAGGTTATTGCCGGAAGTGACGCTGTCATCAGCGCCTTGCGCTTCGACGTGCCTGCCGCAACTCTATTGTCTGCCGTCAAGCAGGCTGGAATAGGCAGGGTACTGTTCACCGGGGGCGCAGGGAGTCTGGAAGTTGCACCAGGTGTACGGCTTATCGATGCGCCCGACTTTCCCGAGGAAGCCAAACCCTTTGTGCAGGGTGGCATCACCTTCCTTGAAGACCTTCGTGCCGAGAAAGATGTCGACTGGATCTTCTTCTCCCCGGCCGCTGACTTTTTTGCTGGCCCGCGTCTTGGTCACTACCGCCTGGGCGGTGACAAGCTGGTTGTTGATGAGGCTGGTGTCAGCAAAATCAGCTTTGCGGATTATGCAATCGCCATGGTCGACGAACTTGAACAACATCGGCATAGTCGCGTGCGGTTCACTGCCGCCTACTGA
- a CDS encoding helix-turn-helix domain-containing protein → MQDGTFTTSGYAEETRTARGTVFASDCSTRKLLDRIGDKWSVLILLVLGDSEARFNELRRQIGGISQKMLSQTLQSLRRDGLITREVEPTTPVTVTYAITPLGRELLTALRMMIDWAETRLPEVEAAQRLHDGASQSLD, encoded by the coding sequence ATGCAAGACGGCACTTTCACCACATCAGGTTACGCCGAGGAAACCCGAACGGCACGCGGAACCGTCTTTGCCAGTGACTGTTCGACACGAAAGCTGCTCGACCGCATCGGTGACAAATGGAGCGTCCTGATCCTGCTTGTGCTGGGAGATTCAGAAGCCCGGTTCAACGAACTGAGGCGGCAAATCGGCGGCATTTCGCAGAAGATGCTAAGCCAAACCCTTCAATCGCTTAGACGGGACGGGCTCATCACCCGCGAGGTTGAACCTACTACGCCGGTAACGGTCACCTATGCGATTACGCCCCTTGGCCGTGAACTGCTGACCGCATTGCGCATGATGATCGATTGGGCAGAAACCAGGCTGCCGGAGGTTGAGGCGGCGCAGCGTCTTCATGACGGGGCCTCGCAGTCGTTGGATTGA
- a CDS encoding site-specific DNA-methyltransferase translates to MLRTARRAEPAFAEEPRRLPIDTILVGDCIEHMNSLPAGSVDLVFADPPYNLQLESGLTRPDQSRVDAVDDDWDKFDSFAHYDRFTRAWLAAARRVLKPDGALWVIGSYHNIFRVGAALQDLDFWMLNDVIWRKANPMPNFRGTRFTNAHETLIWAAKNQKSRVTFNYEALKLANDDTQMRSDWLFPLCTGNERLKGEDDGKVHPTQKPEALLFRILNATTKPGDIVLDPFFGTGTTGAVARKLGRHFIGIEREQIYVDAARNRIATIRPGVFEALQSVTPKRKETRIPFGSLVEQGMIEPGTQLFDLTKRYFAMVRADGSLVSGSHQGSIHKVGALVQGAEACNGWTFWHYEQGGHIAPIDDLRADIRAKLDLLSA, encoded by the coding sequence ATGTTGCGTACCGCGCGTCGGGCCGAACCGGCCTTTGCGGAGGAGCCAAGGCGTCTCCCCATCGACACCATTCTTGTGGGCGATTGTATCGAGCACATGAACAGCCTGCCGGCGGGTTCGGTGGACCTGGTGTTTGCCGACCCACCCTATAATCTGCAGCTGGAATCGGGCCTGACCCGTCCCGATCAAAGCCGCGTCGATGCGGTAGACGATGATTGGGACAAGTTCGACAGCTTTGCCCATTATGACCGTTTCACCCGCGCTTGGCTGGCGGCGGCGCGCCGCGTGCTCAAGCCCGATGGCGCCCTGTGGGTCATCGGCTCCTACCACAACATTTTCCGCGTTGGCGCGGCGCTCCAGGATCTCGACTTCTGGATGCTCAACGACGTGATCTGGCGCAAGGCCAATCCGATGCCCAATTTCCGGGGCACAAGGTTCACCAATGCCCATGAAACGCTGATCTGGGCGGCCAAGAACCAGAAAAGCCGCGTCACCTTCAATTATGAAGCGCTCAAGCTCGCCAACGACGACACGCAGATGCGCTCCGATTGGCTGTTTCCGCTGTGCACCGGCAATGAGCGCCTCAAGGGCGAGGACGACGGCAAGGTGCATCCCACGCAAAAGCCCGAAGCCCTCCTGTTCCGCATTCTCAATGCCACCACCAAGCCCGGCGACATCGTGCTTGACCCATTCTTCGGCACTGGCACGACGGGGGCTGTCGCGCGCAAGCTCGGGCGCCATTTCATCGGCATCGAGCGCGAGCAGATCTATGTGGATGCCGCGCGCAACCGCATCGCGACCATCCGGCCGGGTGTCTTTGAAGCCCTGCAATCGGTCACGCCCAAGCGCAAGGAAACCCGCATTCCTTTCGGCTCGCTCGTCGAGCAAGGAATGATTGAACCGGGCACGCAACTTTTCGACTTAACCAAACGTTACTTCGCCATGGTTCGTGCAGACGGCTCGCTCGTCTCGGGTTCCCATCAGGGCTCCATCCACAAAGTGGGTGCGCTGGTGCAGGGCGCCGAGGCATGCAACGGGTGGACTTTCTGGCATTACGAACAAGGGGGCCATATCGCTCCCATCGACGACCTTCGGGCGGATATCCGCGCGAAACTTGATTTGCTTTCTGCCTGA
- a CDS encoding ribonuclease HII: MLIESPIQLEPDYSHELAAQARGARVVAGVDEAGRGPLAGPVVVAAVILDPTCIPVGLNDSKKLTEEVREALFAQIVDTARVSVVIAPPSIIATRNIRGATLWAMTQAVHGLCVCPDRVLVDGRDVPMGLPCEGLALVGGDGRSVSIAAASIVAKVTRDRMCRIMDCDAPHFGFSSHKGYSTPQHMRALKDHGPCRHHRADFAPVAEARERLALAAVPVLLAS, translated from the coding sequence ATGCTGATCGAATCACCCATCCAGCTTGAACCCGATTATTCCCATGAGCTTGCCGCGCAGGCCCGTGGGGCGCGCGTCGTCGCCGGCGTGGACGAAGCCGGCCGCGGTCCCCTGGCCGGCCCCGTGGTCGTGGCCGCGGTGATACTCGATCCCACCTGCATTCCGGTTGGCCTCAACGATTCCAAAAAGCTGACCGAAGAGGTGCGCGAGGCGCTGTTCGCCCAGATTGTGGACACCGCCCGAGTTTCGGTGGTGATCGCGCCTCCCTCCATCATCGCCACCCGCAATATTCGCGGCGCGACGCTCTGGGCCATGACCCAGGCCGTGCACGGCCTTTGCGTTTGTCCCGATCGGGTGCTGGTGGATGGTCGCGATGTACCCATGGGCCTGCCCTGCGAAGGCCTAGCGCTGGTGGGTGGCGACGGTCGCAGCGTTTCGATTGCTGCCGCTTCCATCGTTGCGAAAGTCACGCGCGACCGGATGTGCCGGATCATGGATTGCGATGCACCCCATTTCGGCTTTTCCAGCCACAAGGGCTATTCGACGCCCCAGCATATGCGCGCCCTCAAGGACCATGGTCCCTGCCGCCATCACCGCGCCGATTTTGCCCCTGTTGCTGAAGCGCGCGAGCGGTTGGCGCTGGCGGCTGTCCCGGTCCTGCTCGCCTCTTAA